A genomic stretch from Arvicanthis niloticus isolate mArvNil1 chromosome 12, mArvNil1.pat.X, whole genome shotgun sequence includes:
- the LOC117718072 gene encoding olfactory receptor 5K17, with protein sequence MMKANQSLTTEFILIGFTDHPDLKILLFLLFSVVYVVTMVGNLGLVALIYMEPHLHTPMYIFLGNLALMDSCCSCAITPKMLENFFSVDRRISLYECMAQFYFLCLAETADCFLLAAMAYDRYVAICNPLQYHTMMSKKLSIQMSISTFIASNLHSLIQTGCLLRLNFCKSNRIDHFFCDILPLYRLSCTNPFINELMIYIFSMPIQVFTITTVLVSYFCILFTIFKMKSKDGRGKALSTCASHFFSVSIFYICLLMYIGPSEDSNKDIPVAVFYTIIIPLLNPFIYSLRNREVVNAVKKVMKTHSIIKNASTSIAH encoded by the coding sequence ATGATGAAGGCAAATCAATCTTTGACAACTGAGTTCATCCTCATAGGATTCACAGATCACCCAGACCTGAAGATACTTCTGTTCCTGCTGTTTTCTGTTGTCTATGTAGTCACCATGGTGGGGAATCTTGGCCTGGTGGCCTTGATCTACATGGAGCCTcatctccacacacccatgtacatcTTTCTGGGCAACCTGGCTCTGATGGACTCCTGCTGCTCCTGTGCCATCACTCCCAAGATGCTAGAGAACTTCTTTTCTGTGGACAGAAGGATTTCTCTCTATGAGTGCATGGCACAGTTCTATTTTCTCTGTCTTGCTGAAACTGCAGACTGCTTTCTTCTGGCAGcaatggcctatgaccgctatgtggccatatGCAACCCTCTGCAGTATCACACCATGATGTCCAAGAAGCTCTCCATTCAGATGAGTATCAGCACTTTCATAGCCAGTAACCTGCATTCCTTGATCCAAACAGGCTGTTTGTTAAGATTAAATTTCTGTAAATCTAACCGAATTGACCACTTCTTCTGTGATATTCTTCCCTTATATAGACTATCCTGTACAAACCCATTTATCAATGAactaatgatatatattttttcaatgcCAATTCAAGTCTTTACCATTACCACTGTCTTGGTTTCTTACTTCTGCATTCTTTTCACTATTTTCAAGATGAAATCCAAGGATGGAAGAGGAAAAGCACTTTCTACTTGTGCATCTCactttttttctgtgtcaataTTCTACATTTGCCTTCTCATGTATATTGGACCATCTGAAGATAGTAATAAAGACATACCAGTGGCTGTGTTTTATACAATAATAATTCCTTTGTTAAATCCTTTTATTTACAGCCTGAGAAATAGGGAGGTAGTCAATGCTGTTAAGAAAGTTATGAAAACTCATAGTATTATTAAAAATGCTTCAACTTCTATAGcacattaa